ATGATGATGCCGGCCGAGTTCGGCGAATCCCACACCTCAAGCTTGTACTCAAGGGACAACGGGATGTCGCCGAAGTTGCGACCTTCCAGACGCACGAAGGCCCACTTACGGTCATCGAGCCACGCGACATAGTCCGACGGCCCGATGTGCACGTTGCGTGGGGAGATCTTCTCCTGCAACTGTGAGGTGACCGACTGGGTCTTCGAGATCTTCTTGGACTCCAAGCGTTCACGCTCAAGCATGTTCATGAAGTCCATGTTGCCGCCGACGTTCAGCTGGTAGGTCCGGTCCACGGTCACTCCGCGGTCTTCGAACAACTTGGCCAGCACGCGGTGGGTGATGGTGGCGCCTACCTGGGACTTGATGTCGTCTCCGACGATCGGGACGCCAGCCTTTTCGAATTTCTCGGCCCACTCGGGGGTACCGGCGATGAACACCGGCAGGGCGTTGACGAAGGCGACGCCAGCATCAATCGCGCACTGTGCGTAGAACTTAGCGGCTGCCTCGGATCCAACCGGCAGGTAGCAGACGAGCACGTCGACTTCGGCCTCACGCAGAGCGGCGACGACATCGACAGGGGACTCGTCGGACTCCGTCACCATCTCGCGGTAGTACTTGCCGAGACCG
Above is a genomic segment from Candidatus Nanopelagicales bacterium containing:
- a CDS encoding inositol-3-phosphate synthase; amino-acid sequence: MSSIRVAIVGVGNCASSLVQGIEYYKDADPQQRVPGLMHVQFGPYHVRDVEFVAAFDVDAKKVGQDLAHAITASENNTIKICDVPPTGVTVQRGHTLDGLGKYYREMVTESDESPVDVVAALREAEVDVLVCYLPVGSEAAAKFYAQCAIDAGVAFVNALPVFIAGTPEWAEKFEKAGVPIVGDDIKSQVGATITHRVLAKLFEDRGVTVDRTYQLNVGGNMDFMNMLERERLESKKISKTQSVTSQLQEKISPRNVHIGPSDYVAWLDDRKWAFVRLEGRNFGDIPLSLEYKLEVWDSPNSAGIIIDALRAAKIAKDRGIGGPILSASSYFMKSPPVQYSDDEAKAAVEAFIAGDVER